The following proteins come from a genomic window of Pseudomonas putida:
- the lipA gene encoding lipoyl synthase, whose product MTTVQEAVPNLIPTQDATPRPAPKKVEAGVKLRGADKVARIPVKIIPTDELPKKPDWIRVRIPVSPEVDRIKQLLRKHKLHSVCEEASCPNLGECFSGGTATFMIMGDICTRRCPFCDVGHGRPKPLDVDEPKNLAVAIADLRLKYVVITSVDRDDLRDGGAQHFADCIREIRALSPGVQLETLVPDYRGRMDVALEITAQEPPDVFNHNLETVPRLYKAARPGSDYDWSLDLLQKFKQMVPHVPTKSGLMLGLGETDEEVIEVMHRMREHDIDMLTLGQYLQPSRSHLPVQRFVHPDTFAWFAEEGYKMGFKNVASGPLVRSSYHADQQAHEAKIKL is encoded by the coding sequence ATGACAACTGTGCAAGAAGCCGTGCCGAACCTGATACCTACCCAGGATGCCACCCCGCGCCCAGCGCCGAAGAAGGTGGAAGCTGGGGTCAAGCTGCGTGGTGCCGACAAGGTGGCGCGTATCCCGGTGAAGATCATCCCTACCGATGAGCTGCCCAAGAAACCCGACTGGATCCGCGTGCGCATCCCGGTTTCCCCCGAGGTGGACCGCATCAAGCAACTGCTGCGCAAGCACAAGCTGCATAGCGTATGCGAAGAAGCCTCCTGCCCGAACCTGGGTGAGTGCTTCTCCGGTGGTACCGCCACCTTCATGATCATGGGCGACATCTGCACCCGTCGCTGCCCGTTCTGCGATGTCGGCCACGGCCGGCCGAAACCGCTGGATGTGGACGAGCCGAAAAACCTGGCTGTTGCCATCGCCGACCTGCGCCTGAAGTACGTAGTGATCACCTCGGTAGACCGCGACGACCTGCGCGACGGTGGTGCCCAGCACTTCGCCGACTGCATCCGTGAGATCCGCGCGCTGTCGCCGGGCGTACAGCTGGAAACCCTGGTGCCGGATTACCGTGGCCGGATGGATGTGGCCCTGGAGATTACCGCGCAAGAGCCGCCGGATGTTTTCAACCACAATCTTGAAACCGTCCCGCGCCTTTACAAGGCCGCACGTCCTGGTTCGGACTACGACTGGTCGCTGGACCTGCTGCAGAAGTTCAAGCAGATGGTGCCACACGTACCGACCAAGTCGGGCCTGATGCTCGGCCTGGGCGAGACCGACGAAGAAGTGATCGAAGTGATGCACCGCATGCGTGAGCATGACATCGACATGCTTACCCTCGGCCAGTACCTGCAGCCTTCGCGCAGCCACCTGCCAGTGCAGCGTTTCGTGCACCCTGACACCTTCGCCTGGTTTGCCGAGGAAGGCTACAAGATGGGCTTCAAGAACGTCGCATCGGGCCCGTTGGTGCGTTCGTCCTACCATGCCGACCAGCAGGCTCACGAAGCCAAGATCAAGCTCTGA
- a CDS encoding S66 peptidase family protein: MNCAETFEHRLPAALPGNACFAIVAPAGPARLDAQKAGQWFAERGYRCRIYPGVGQAEGYLAGSDQQRLQDLHDAFADPTIDAVLCMRGGYGSMRLLDQLDFDLIRRNPKPLIGYSDITALHTAIYRHSGLISFHGAMLNADLLGAKLAPTESSLMAQLSGSLGQGDVIVHPAEFVLNCVVPGVASGRLLGGNLSILGATLGTLAQIDTKGCILFIEDVNEPLYRVDRLLTQLRLAGKLAGVKGVLVGDFAGITVAALTPLLLDIFAPLGVPVLAGWRSGHCDPNVCLPLGAEVVLDSEARSLVLAQDLFKG, from the coding sequence ATGAATTGCGCCGAAACGTTTGAACACCGCCTGCCCGCCGCGCTGCCCGGCAATGCCTGCTTCGCCATCGTCGCTCCGGCCGGGCCGGCAAGGCTGGATGCGCAAAAGGCTGGCCAGTGGTTTGCCGAGCGCGGTTATCGCTGCCGTATCTACCCTGGAGTGGGGCAGGCCGAAGGCTATCTGGCGGGCTCAGATCAGCAACGGTTACAGGATCTGCACGATGCTTTCGCTGACCCGACCATTGACGCGGTCCTGTGCATGCGCGGTGGCTATGGCAGCATGCGCCTGCTCGATCAGCTCGACTTCGACCTGATCCGGCGCAACCCCAAGCCGCTGATCGGCTATAGCGATATTACCGCGCTGCACACGGCTATCTACCGCCATAGCGGCCTGATCAGCTTTCATGGGGCGATGCTCAACGCTGACCTGCTGGGCGCCAAGCTCGCACCGACCGAGTCGTCGCTGATGGCGCAATTGAGTGGGTCGCTAGGGCAGGGTGATGTCATCGTGCACCCGGCTGAGTTCGTCTTGAATTGCGTGGTGCCTGGCGTTGCCAGTGGGCGTTTGCTGGGCGGCAACCTGTCGATTCTGGGTGCGACCCTGGGAACACTGGCGCAGATCGATACGAAGGGCTGCATCCTGTTCATCGAGGATGTCAACGAGCCGCTTTATCGGGTGGACCGGCTGCTGACCCAGTTGCGCCTGGCAGGCAAGCTCGCGGGGGTGAAGGGGGTGCTGGTGGGGGATTTTGCCGGGATCACCGTGGCGGCGTTGACGCCCCTGTTGCTGGACATCTTCGCGCCGTTGGGTGTGCCGGTGCTGGCAGGGTGGCGCAGCGGGCATTGTGACCCGAACGTATGTTTGCCGCTGGGGGCTGAGGTGGTGCTGGACAGCGAGGCGCGGAGCCTGGTGTTGGCGCAGGATTTGTTCAAGGGGTGA
- a CDS encoding lytic murein transglycosylase — translation MPFSLTPRWKSRQLLAASSLILLVACAEKPTAADALPLAPAQPAPVVTLPSAKPDVSTEIQPLQTFAQWQAGFRQQALQAGISANTFDRAFIGVTPDMDVIKADRSQPEFTRPVWEYLEGALSPLRVRNGKKLLEQNAELLARLEQRYGVDRQVLVSVWGMESNFGQFQGSKSVIRSLATLAYEGRRPQFAQDQLIAALQIIQHGDIQPEAMRGSWAGAMGQTQFIPTTYNTHAVDFDGDGRRDIWNSTPDALASTAHYLQSSGWKRGQPWGFEVQVPAGFDFWLADGALRKPVSEWLQLGVKLPAGTKLPMGSNDLYAALLLPAGARGPAFLVLDNFRAILKYNNSSSYALAVSLLGDRFSGWGFIAGSWPKEDLPLSRSERMELQNLLNANGHDAGNPDGIIGANTRKAIRNAQQGFGWPADGYPTHKLLDSLRQR, via the coding sequence ATGCCCTTCAGTCTTACCCCCCGCTGGAAATCCCGCCAGCTGCTCGCGGCCTCCAGCTTAATCCTGCTCGTCGCCTGCGCGGAAAAGCCCACCGCCGCCGACGCCCTGCCGCTGGCCCCCGCCCAGCCCGCGCCGGTAGTGACTCTGCCCAGCGCCAAGCCCGACGTGAGTACTGAAATTCAGCCGCTGCAAACATTTGCCCAATGGCAGGCCGGCTTCCGCCAGCAAGCGCTGCAGGCCGGTATCTCGGCAAACACCTTCGACCGCGCGTTCATTGGCGTGACGCCGGACATGGATGTGATCAAGGCAGACCGCAGCCAGCCCGAGTTCACCCGCCCGGTGTGGGAATACCTGGAGGGTGCGCTGTCGCCATTGCGAGTGCGAAACGGCAAGAAACTGCTTGAGCAGAATGCCGAACTGCTCGCCCGCCTCGAACAGCGCTATGGCGTAGACCGTCAGGTCCTGGTCTCGGTCTGGGGCATGGAGAGCAACTTTGGCCAGTTCCAGGGTAGCAAGTCGGTAATTCGCTCACTCGCTACCTTGGCGTATGAAGGCCGCCGCCCGCAGTTTGCCCAGGATCAGCTGATTGCCGCGCTGCAGATCATCCAGCATGGGGACATCCAGCCAGAGGCCATGCGTGGCTCCTGGGCCGGCGCCATGGGCCAGACCCAGTTCATCCCCACCACCTACAACACCCATGCAGTAGACTTCGACGGTGACGGCCGCCGCGATATCTGGAACAGCACTCCGGATGCCTTGGCATCGACTGCGCACTACCTGCAGAGCTCCGGCTGGAAGCGCGGGCAACCATGGGGCTTCGAGGTTCAGGTACCTGCAGGCTTCGACTTCTGGCTGGCCGATGGCGCACTGCGCAAGCCCGTCAGTGAGTGGTTGCAACTGGGTGTGAAACTACCGGCGGGCACAAAACTGCCAATGGGCAGCAACGATCTTTACGCAGCCCTGCTGCTGCCGGCCGGCGCCCGTGGCCCGGCATTCCTGGTGCTGGACAACTTCCGCGCCATTCTCAAGTACAACAACTCATCGTCCTATGCACTGGCCGTGAGCTTGCTGGGCGATCGTTTCTCGGGCTGGGGCTTCATCGCTGGCAGCTGGCCGAAGGAAGACTTGCCGCTAAGCCGCAGCGAGCGCATGGAGCTGCAGAACCTGCTCAACGCTAACGGGCATGATGCGGGCAACCCCGATGGCATCATCGGTGCCAATACCCGCAAAGCCATTCGCAATGCACAGCAGGGCTTTGGGTGGCCAGCGGATGGGTACCCGACGCATAAGTTGCTCGATAGCCTGCGTCAACGGTGA
- the arfA gene encoding alternative ribosome rescue factor ArfA, protein MSKKPKKQGHNKAKSIVAQPLFRCRQERPDKGKGSYRREAFQSRDWEASYFLAA, encoded by the coding sequence ATGAGCAAAAAGCCGAAGAAGCAAGGCCACAACAAGGCCAAATCCATCGTCGCCCAACCCTTGTTCCGCTGCCGTCAGGAACGACCGGACAAAGGCAAAGGCAGCTACCGCCGCGAAGCCTTCCAATCGAGAGATTGGGAGGCTTCTTACTTTTTGGCCGCATGA
- the holA gene encoding DNA polymerase III subunit delta, with translation MKLAPAQLNKHLLGALAPVYVVSGDDPLLCQEAADAIRNAARQQGFDERQVFSADASFDWGTLLQAGASLSLFAQRRLLELRLPSGKPGDKGAAALMEYCANPAEDTLLLVSLPKLDGSAQKTKWGKALIEGSHCQFIQIWPVDAQQLPQWISQRLAQAGLSAQRDAVDLIAARVEGNLLAAAQEIEKLKLLADGSQVTVETVQAAVADSARFDVFGLVDAILNGEAVHALRMLEGLRGEGVEPPVILWALARELRLLAGLSQQFSQGVPLDKAFSQARPPVWDKRRPLVSKALQRLSAQRWAQLLQDAQRIDAQIKGQAEGSPWTGLSRLSLLMAGQRLALPPE, from the coding sequence ATGAAGCTCGCCCCCGCCCAACTCAACAAGCACCTGCTAGGCGCTCTGGCCCCGGTCTATGTGGTCAGTGGCGACGATCCGCTGCTGTGCCAGGAAGCCGCCGACGCCATACGCAATGCTGCGCGTCAGCAGGGCTTTGACGAGCGCCAGGTGTTCAGCGCCGACGCCAGTTTCGACTGGGGAACCCTGCTGCAGGCGGGCGCCAGCCTGTCCCTGTTCGCCCAACGCCGGCTGCTGGAACTGCGCCTGCCCTCGGGCAAGCCTGGTGACAAAGGCGCTGCAGCGTTGATGGAATACTGCGCCAACCCTGCCGAGGACACCCTGCTGCTGGTCAGCCTGCCCAAACTCGATGGCAGTGCGCAGAAGACCAAATGGGGCAAGGCCCTGATCGAGGGAAGCCATTGCCAGTTCATCCAGATCTGGCCGGTGGATGCCCAGCAGTTGCCGCAATGGATCAGCCAGCGTTTGGCACAGGCCGGTCTTTCGGCCCAGCGTGATGCGGTCGACCTCATTGCCGCACGTGTCGAAGGCAACCTGCTGGCTGCTGCTCAGGAAATCGAAAAGCTCAAACTGCTCGCCGACGGCAGCCAGGTCACCGTCGAGACTGTGCAGGCGGCAGTTGCCGACAGCGCGCGCTTCGATGTCTTCGGCCTGGTCGATGCCATTCTCAATGGCGAAGCTGTGCATGCCCTACGGATGCTCGAAGGCCTGCGCGGCGAAGGAGTAGAGCCGCCTGTGATTCTGTGGGCCCTGGCGCGCGAACTGCGTCTGCTGGCAGGGCTTTCGCAGCAGTTCAGCCAGGGCGTGCCCTTGGACAAGGCCTTCAGCCAGGCCCGTCCACCGGTATGGGACAAGCGCAGGCCGCTGGTCAGCAAAGCCCTGCAGCGCCTGTCGGCGCAACGCTGGGCGCAGCTGCTGCAGGATGCCCAGCGCATCGATGCGCAGATCAAGGGGCAAGCCGAGGGTTCTCCATGGACCGGGCTGTCACGCTTGTCATTGCTCATGGCCGGGCAGCGGTTGGCTCTACCGCCTGAGTGA
- the lptE gene encoding LPS assembly lipoprotein LptE, translating to MIKRNLLVLGLAIMLSACGFQLRGTGTSELSVKEMDVSARDAYGPTVTQLREVLERSGVNVHTGAPYRLVLTNEQQTQRAASYASSNQSAEYELTTVLSYSILGLNNLELMSDKLEVRKIYVRDGGNITGSDQEATVAREEMRRDLVNAMVVRLQMLTPPQLDQLQREADERAKAEAAALEAARSQQAETPQQSPLEIPGN from the coding sequence ATGATCAAACGCAATCTGCTGGTATTGGGCCTGGCCATCATGCTCAGCGCCTGCGGTTTCCAGCTGCGCGGCACCGGCACCTCCGAGCTCAGCGTCAAGGAAATGGACGTCAGTGCACGTGATGCCTACGGCCCGACCGTGACTCAACTGCGCGAAGTACTGGAGCGCAGCGGCGTCAATGTGCACACCGGCGCCCCGTATCGCCTGGTACTGACCAACGAACAGCAAACCCAGCGCGCAGCGTCCTACGCCAGCAGCAACCAATCTGCCGAGTACGAACTGACCACAGTGCTCAGCTACAGCATCCTTGGCCTGAACAACCTGGAGCTGATGAGCGACAAGCTGGAAGTGCGCAAAATCTATGTACGCGACGGCGGTAACATCACCGGCTCCGACCAGGAAGCCACTGTTGCCCGCGAAGAAATGCGCCGCGACCTGGTCAACGCCATGGTCGTGCGCCTGCAGATGCTGACCCCGCCTCAGCTGGACCAGTTGCAGCGCGAAGCTGACGAACGCGCCAAGGCCGAAGCCGCCGCACTGGAGGCTGCGCGCAGCCAGCAGGCGGAAACGCCGCAGCAATCGCCGCTGGAAATTCCGGGCAATTAA
- the leuS gene encoding leucine--tRNA ligase: protein MHEQYTPRDIEAAAQHFWDEQQSFAVTEQPGKDTYYCLSMFPYPSGKLHMGHVRNYTIGDVIARYQRMLGKNVLQPMGWDAFGMPAENAAMKNNVAPAKWTYENIDYMKTQLKSLGLAIDWAREVTTCKPDYYRWEQWLFTRLFEKGIIYRKNGTVNWDPADQTVLANEQVIDGRGWRSGALIEKREIPMYYFRITDYADELLESLDELPGWPEQVKTMQRNWIGKSRGMEVQFPYDQASIGHEGTLKVFTTRPDTLMGATYVAVAAEHPLATQAAQGNPALQAFIDECKSGSVAEADMATQEKKGMPTSLLVEHPLTGEKLPVWVANYVLMHYGDGAVMAVPAHDERDFEFAHKYNLPVKAVVRTSAGDEVGSEWQAAYGEHGQLINSGEFDGLDFAGAFDAIEAALIRKELGKSRTQFRLRDWGISRQRYWGCPIPIIHCPSCGDVPVPEDQLPVTLPENVVPDGAGSPLARMPEFYECSCPKCGAAAKRETDTMDTFVESSWYFARYASPNYDKGLVDPKAANHWLPVDQYIGGIEHAILHLLYARFFHKLMRDEGLVTSNEPFKNLLTQGMVVAETYYRVASNGGKDWFNPADVEIERDAKAKIIGARLKTDGLPVEIGGTEKMSKSKNNGVDPQSMIEAYGADTCRLFMMFASPPDMSLEWSDSGVEGASRFLRRVWRLAQGHVNQGLPGKLDLAALNDEQKVIRRAIHTAIKQASTDVGQYHKFNTAIAQVMTVMNVLEKAPQSTEQDRALLQEGLEAVTLLLAPITPHISHELWKALGHEQAVIDACWPVVDESALVQDTVTLVVQVNGKLRGQVEMPAAASREEIEAAARNNENVLRFIDGLTIRKVIVVPGKLVNIVAN, encoded by the coding sequence ATGCACGAACAATACACGCCCCGTGATATCGAAGCCGCCGCCCAGCATTTCTGGGACGAGCAACAGTCGTTCGCTGTTACCGAACAGCCAGGCAAAGACACCTACTATTGCCTATCGATGTTCCCGTACCCGAGCGGCAAGCTACACATGGGCCACGTGCGCAACTACACCATCGGCGACGTGATTGCCCGCTACCAGCGCATGCTGGGCAAGAACGTCCTGCAACCGATGGGCTGGGACGCTTTCGGCATGCCAGCGGAAAACGCGGCGATGAAAAACAATGTCGCCCCGGCCAAGTGGACATACGAAAACATCGACTACATGAAGACCCAGCTCAAGAGCCTGGGCCTTGCCATCGACTGGGCACGTGAAGTCACCACCTGCAAGCCGGACTACTACCGCTGGGAACAGTGGCTGTTCACCCGCCTGTTCGAAAAAGGCATCATCTACCGCAAGAACGGTACCGTGAACTGGGACCCGGCCGACCAGACCGTGCTCGCCAACGAGCAGGTCATCGACGGCCGCGGCTGGCGTTCGGGCGCGCTGATCGAAAAGCGCGAAATCCCCATGTACTACTTCCGCATCACCGACTACGCCGACGAGCTGCTGGAAAGCCTCGACGAACTGCCGGGCTGGCCTGAGCAGGTCAAGACCATGCAGCGCAACTGGATAGGCAAGTCGCGCGGCATGGAAGTACAGTTCCCGTACGATCAGGCGAGCATCGGCCACGAAGGTACGCTGAAAGTCTTCACCACCCGTCCGGACACCCTGATGGGCGCGACTTACGTTGCCGTTGCCGCCGAGCACCCATTGGCTACCCAGGCTGCCCAGGGCAACCCGGCGCTGCAGGCATTCATCGACGAGTGCAAGAGCGGCAGCGTTGCCGAGGCCGACATGGCCACCCAGGAGAAGAAGGGCATGCCCACTTCCCTGCTGGTCGAGCACCCCCTCACCGGTGAAAAGCTGCCGGTATGGGTCGCCAACTATGTGCTGATGCACTACGGCGACGGTGCCGTAATGGCCGTGCCGGCCCACGACGAGCGCGACTTCGAGTTCGCCCACAAGTACAACCTGCCGGTCAAGGCTGTGGTGCGCACCAGCGCCGGCGACGAAGTCGGCAGCGAATGGCAGGCTGCCTACGGCGAGCACGGCCAGCTGATCAACTCCGGCGAGTTCGACGGCCTGGACTTCGCCGGTGCCTTCGACGCCATCGAGGCGGCCCTGATCCGCAAGGAACTGGGCAAATCCCGCACCCAGTTCCGCCTGCGCGACTGGGGCATCAGCCGCCAGCGTTACTGGGGCTGCCCGATCCCGATCATCCACTGCCCGTCCTGCGGCGACGTGCCGGTGCCGGAAGACCAACTGCCGGTCACCCTGCCAGAGAACGTGGTGCCGGACGGCGCCGGTTCGCCCCTGGCGCGCATGCCTGAGTTCTACGAGTGCAGCTGCCCGAAATGCGGCGCCGCGGCAAAGCGTGAAACCGACACCATGGACACCTTCGTCGAGTCGTCCTGGTACTTCGCCCGCTACGCCTCGCCGAACTACGACAAAGGCCTGGTCGATCCGAAAGCGGCTAACCACTGGTTGCCGGTCGACCAGTACATCGGCGGTATCGAACACGCCATCCTGCACCTGCTTTACGCGCGCTTCTTCCACAAGCTGATGCGTGACGAAGGCCTGGTCACCTCCAATGAACCGTTCAAGAACCTGCTGACCCAGGGCATGGTGGTCGCCGAGACCTACTACCGCGTCGCCAGCAACGGTGGCAAGGACTGGTTCAACCCGGCCGACGTCGAAATCGAGCGCGATGCCAAGGCCAAGATCATTGGCGCACGCCTGAAGACCGACGGCCTGCCGGTGGAAATCGGCGGCACCGAAAAGATGTCGAAGTCGAAGAACAACGGCGTCGATCCGCAGTCGATGATCGAAGCCTACGGCGCCGATACCTGCCGCCTGTTCATGATGTTCGCCTCGCCGCCTGACATGAGCCTGGAATGGTCGGACTCCGGCGTCGAAGGTGCAAGCCGCTTCCTGCGTCGTGTCTGGCGCCTGGCCCAGGGCCACGTCAACCAAGGCCTGCCGGGTAAACTGGACCTCGCCGCACTGAACGACGAGCAGAAGGTCATCCGCCGTGCAATTCACACCGCGATCAAGCAGGCCAGCACCGATGTCGGCCAGTACCACAAGTTCAACACCGCCATCGCCCAGGTGATGACCGTGATGAACGTCCTGGAGAAGGCCCCCCAGAGCACCGAACAAGATCGTGCGCTGCTGCAGGAAGGCCTGGAGGCCGTCACCTTGTTGCTGGCCCCGATCACCCCGCACATTTCCCACGAACTGTGGAAGGCGCTGGGCCATGAGCAAGCCGTTATCGATGCTTGCTGGCCAGTTGTCGATGAGAGCGCTCTGGTGCAGGACACCGTAACCCTGGTGGTCCAGGTCAACGGCAAACTGCGTGGCCAGGTAGAAATGCCTGCAGCCGCCAGCCGCGAAGAAATCGAAGCCGCCGCCCGCAACAACGAAAATGTCCTGCGCTTCATCGATGGCCTGACCATCCGCAAGGTCATCGTAGTGCCAGGCAAGCTGGTCAACATCGTCGCCAACTGA
- a CDS encoding YdcF family protein — protein sequence MPIRFFIKQWLMPPGILFLLLLAAWWLRARRPRLAALCFVLGLGGLWLMSLPLVVQHGARLLETEPPLASGDWARLAQRADAIVVLGAGRERGDPAWGGEDQPSATALERMRFAARLAKASGLPVLTSGGLHYGTPPSEAQLMADRLREDFAVEVKWKEEASRTTWENAQFSAQLLKPLGIGRVVLVTQAWHMQRSRWSFEQAGFEVIPAPMGFLGRDHARPFAGLLPESRAMWQSGQLLNEAVGLAGYRLFY from the coding sequence ATGCCGATTCGATTTTTCATCAAACAATGGTTGATGCCGCCGGGCATCCTGTTCCTGCTGTTGCTGGCAGCCTGGTGGTTGCGCGCCCGGCGCCCGCGGCTGGCGGCGCTGTGCTTTGTGCTGGGGCTGGGCGGGTTGTGGTTGATGAGCCTGCCACTTGTGGTGCAGCACGGTGCGCGCCTGCTGGAAACCGAGCCGCCGCTGGCATCAGGCGATTGGGCCAGACTTGCGCAAAGGGCGGATGCCATCGTCGTGCTGGGCGCAGGGCGTGAGCGTGGCGATCCGGCCTGGGGCGGTGAGGACCAGCCTTCGGCAACGGCGCTTGAGCGCATGCGCTTTGCCGCGCGACTGGCCAAGGCTTCGGGTTTGCCGGTGCTGACCAGCGGCGGTTTGCACTACGGTACGCCGCCGAGCGAGGCGCAGCTGATGGCGGATCGGCTGCGTGAAGATTTCGCTGTCGAGGTCAAATGGAAGGAAGAGGCCAGCCGGACCACGTGGGAAAATGCCCAATTCAGCGCGCAATTACTCAAGCCACTGGGTATTGGGCGTGTGGTGCTGGTGACCCAGGCGTGGCACATGCAGCGTTCGCGCTGGAGTTTCGAGCAGGCCGGGTTTGAGGTGATACCGGCCCCGATGGGGTTCCTTGGGCGGGATCATGCGCGGCCGTTTGCCGGGTTGCTGCCGGAAAGCCGGGCGATGTGGCAGAGCGGGCAATTGCTGAATGAAGCGGTAGGGTTGGCGGGGTATCGATTGTTCTATTGA
- the lnt gene encoding apolipoprotein N-acyltransferase, producing MRWITRPGWPGNLLALAAGASTLLALAPFDIWPLALLSIAVLYLGLRELTPRQAMWRGWWFGFGLYGAGTWWIYVSMNTYGGASPLLAIVLLLAFFAALAWFFALPTWLWARWLRRNEAPLADALCFAALWLLQEAFRGWFLTGFPWLYAGYSQLDGPLAGLAPLGGVWLISFALALSAALLCNLHRLRARPSFLAVGALLLLAPWVVGMALKDHAWTKPAGDPLTVAALQGNVEQELKWDPAHIDAQLALYRDMSFSSKPVDLLVWPETAVPILKDQAQGYIDVMGRFAADRHSALITGVPVREVVHQQRRYYNGVTVTGEGDGTYLKQKLVPFGEYVPLQDMLRGLIEFFNLPMSDFARGPEDQPLLQAKGYQIAPYICYEVVYPEFAAGLAARSDLLLTISNDTWFGTSIGPLQHLQMAQMRALEAGRWMIRATNNGVTALIDPFGRITAQVPQFQRAVLYGEVVPMQQLTPYLQWRSWPLAIVCALLLGWALLAGRIAKTV from the coding sequence ATGCGTTGGATCACCCGCCCCGGCTGGCCCGGTAACCTGCTGGCCTTGGCGGCCGGCGCCTCTACCCTTCTGGCCCTGGCGCCATTCGACATCTGGCCGCTGGCCCTGTTGTCCATCGCGGTGCTCTACCTCGGCCTGCGCGAGCTTACCCCGCGCCAGGCCATGTGGCGCGGCTGGTGGTTCGGGTTTGGCCTGTACGGGGCCGGCACCTGGTGGATTTACGTCAGCATGAACACCTACGGCGGCGCCTCGCCGCTGCTGGCGATCGTGCTGCTGCTGGCGTTCTTCGCCGCCCTTGCCTGGTTCTTTGCCCTGCCCACCTGGCTGTGGGCGCGCTGGCTGCGCCGCAATGAAGCCCCCTTGGCCGATGCGCTGTGCTTTGCCGCGCTGTGGCTGCTGCAAGAGGCTTTCCGTGGCTGGTTCCTGACCGGTTTCCCCTGGCTTTATGCCGGTTACAGCCAACTGGACGGGCCTTTGGCTGGCCTGGCGCCGCTGGGCGGCGTGTGGCTGATCTCTTTCGCCCTGGCATTGAGCGCGGCGCTGCTGTGCAACCTGCACCGCCTGCGTGCACGCCCATCGTTCCTTGCCGTGGGAGCCTTGTTGCTGCTGGCGCCCTGGGTTGTCGGCATGGCCCTCAAAGACCACGCCTGGACCAAGCCTGCTGGCGACCCACTGACGGTCGCGGCCCTGCAGGGCAACGTCGAACAAGAGCTGAAATGGGACCCGGCGCACATCGATGCACAACTGGCGCTGTACCGCGACATGAGCTTCAGCTCAAAGCCGGTGGATCTGCTGGTTTGGCCAGAGACAGCCGTGCCGATCCTCAAGGACCAGGCCCAAGGCTACATCGACGTGATGGGGCGTTTTGCCGCCGACCGGCATTCGGCGCTTATCACCGGCGTGCCGGTGCGCGAAGTGGTGCATCAGCAACGCCGCTACTACAACGGCGTGACCGTGACGGGCGAAGGCGATGGCACCTACCTCAAGCAGAAGCTGGTGCCCTTCGGCGAGTACGTGCCACTGCAGGACATGCTTCGCGGCCTGATCGAGTTCTTCAACCTGCCGATGTCGGACTTCGCCCGCGGCCCTGAGGACCAGCCACTGCTCCAGGCCAAGGGTTACCAGATCGCCCCGTACATCTGCTACGAGGTGGTCTACCCCGAGTTCGCTGCGGGCTTGGCGGCGCGCAGCGACCTGTTGCTGACCATCAGTAACGACACCTGGTTCGGCACCTCGATCGGCCCGCTGCAGCACCTGCAGATGGCGCAGATGCGCGCGCTGGAAGCCGGCCGCTGGATGATCCGCGCCACCAACAACGGCGTCACCGCTTTGATCGACCCGTTTGGCCGGATTACGGCCCAGGTTCCGCAGTTCCAGCGGGCCGTGCTGTATGGCGAAGTGGTGCCGATGCAGCAACTGACGCCGTATCTGCAGTGGCGCTCCTGGCCGCTGGCGATTGTCTGTGCCTTGCTGCTGGGTTGGGCATTGCTGGCGGGGCGCATAGCCAAGACCGTCTGA
- a CDS encoding HlyC/CorC family transporter, with product MSEDRSSNGQKSWLGKLTQAFAHEPKNRQELLELLREAHQNKLLDSEALTIVEGAIQVADLQVRDIMVPRSQMISIKATQSPREFLPAVIDAAHSRYPVIGESHDDVLGILLAKDLLPLILKENGDSFNIKDLLRPATFVPESKRLNVLLREFRANHNHMAIVIDEYGGVAGLVTIEDVLEQIVGDIEDEHDVEEDSYIKPLPSGDFLVKALTPIENFNEFFDSEFSDDEFDTVGGLVMSAFGHLPKRNETTEIGTYKFRILNADSRRIHLLRLTPITR from the coding sequence ATGAGCGAAGATCGATCGAGCAACGGGCAGAAGTCCTGGCTGGGTAAACTGACCCAGGCTTTTGCCCATGAGCCGAAAAACCGCCAGGAGCTCCTTGAGCTGCTGCGCGAAGCCCATCAGAACAAGCTGCTCGACAGCGAAGCGCTGACCATCGTCGAAGGCGCCATCCAGGTCGCCGACCTGCAGGTACGCGACATCATGGTGCCGCGTTCGCAAATGATCAGCATCAAGGCTACCCAGTCGCCTCGCGAATTCTTGCCGGCCGTCATCGACGCCGCGCACTCGCGTTACCCGGTGATCGGCGAAAGCCATGACGATGTGCTCGGGATCCTGCTGGCCAAGGACCTGCTGCCGCTGATCCTCAAAGAGAACGGCGACAGCTTCAACATCAAGGACCTGCTGCGCCCGGCCACGTTCGTACCCGAGTCCAAGCGCCTGAACGTGCTGCTGCGCGAGTTCCGCGCCAACCACAACCACATGGCCATCGTCATCGACGAGTACGGCGGCGTGGCGGGCCTGGTCACCATCGAGGACGTGCTCGAACAGATCGTCGGCGACATCGAAGACGAGCATGATGTCGAGGAAGACAGCTATATCAAGCCTCTGCCCAGCGGCGACTTCCTGGTCAAGGCACTCACGCCGATCGAGAACTTCAACGAGTTCTTCGACAGCGAGTTCTCCGATGATGAGTTCGACACGGTTGGCGGCCTGGTGATGAGCGCTTTCGGCCACCTGCCCAAGCGCAACGAGACCACCGAGATCGGTACCTACAAGTTCCGTATTCTCAATGCCGACAGCCGGCGGATACACTTGCTGCGCCTGACCCCGATCACCCGCTAA